The Stieleria maiorica genome includes the window ACGCCGAGGAGCGGGAGGCGATTCACGCCGAGGCAAAAAAGCTGGGGATCGGCGAAGATTCCACGGCCTGGCTGGTGCTGGAAACATGGTTGCAAAAACGACCGCCGGGTCTGGGGGTGGACGCCTGGAAACGCTACATCCGCGGGACCATGAAGAAGTTGACACTCAATGCCGCCAATCGCCTGATCCACCTGACCGAAAGACAAATGATCGCCGTGGCCAAAGCCTCCGGTGACGCGTCAGAACTGGGCAAGGTGTCTCACAAAGAAAGCCTGATGATCGACCGCTTGTTGACGATCATGCACGAGCAAGCCGAACGACCGTAGGTCCGGCGATGGGGTAATCGCCTGGGGCCGATCCAATCCTGCCACCTCCTCGCATCCGATTCCCAGGGGGCAGCTACTCCCTTCCCCTTTGCTTCGCCACACACTCGTCCCGCGTGCAGCGCGAACTCGGTCAAAGGCTCGCTACGGGGCCGGATACAAGGTGAATGCATCGTATCTGGTCTGCCGTGCAGAATTGGTGAGGGTGACGATAACGTCCACTGACTTCTGCTCAAAATTGCTGGGGACAGGCCAAGTCAACTCACCCGAACTGGAGACCTCCATGCCTTCTGGCCCGGACGAGAGCTGATAGGTAGTCACCGGGTGATTTGACACGACATCTATCTGATAGCGGTAGCTTTCACCTGGAGCAAACGCTCGCGGTGGCGTTGACGCAACGTAAAAATAGTTCGTTTTCGTTCTCTTGAGTTCTTTTTCAATCGCGTAGTGTTGAACGACAACCTTGTCGTTGGAAAACGGAATGGTGATCAACGATTCGGCTTGGACCAAGTAGAACACTCGTTTGTCTAAACTGAACTCAGCCGCTTCGTTACGCTGTTCCGGCGACTCCGTCCCCAGTTCCAAGTCGGGCAAATCGATCAGTGGGGTGTTTGAGCCGATGATGCGGATGTATGGTCGAACAACAGGAATATCGTTGTCTTCGACTGGGTGTTGTCCTTCCCTCTTCTCGGGAACGACCACATACATCTTCTCGTGCGTCGTCGGAACCGATGCGGCTTTCTCATCAGATGACAGCGCCTTCAAGGCGTTGGAGTACACCCCGCCTGTGCGCGTAAACAAATACATCCCACCTGGTCCCGGACAGACATGCCCGACCGATTTATGCTCATAGTATGCTTCGAGGCGATCACCATTCAGACGCAAGCAGTTAAGCCCTTGCGGGAACTGGTTTGTTGCCCACATTCCAAAGATGGTTCCGTTTGCCGAGGCACGCAGATGGTTGACGTCACCCCTAGTCGATAACAACCGTTCGCCGGGTATCCGGACCGCCTGTTCTTTTAAGGTAATGACATCGAGCGTCGAGAAACTTCCGGAAGCCGCCAAATCATCTCCATGGACAAGCACGGGACCGTCGGATGCGTATCCTGCCGCGACCGCCTTGACTACGCCAGAAAACGGTGTCTTGGCAGAAGCTTCCTTTTGCAGTGTGTTTAGTGACCAGCGTTCAATTCGATCGTTTGCACGATCGAAAATGATAATGTGGTTCAATGTGCCGGCGACCAAGATGTTGTCACTTGCTAGCGGTAAACGCTTAATGATAGAGCCCTCGACCGCGTCTAGGACGGCTATCGATTTGACATGTCTCATCACAACCAAGATTCGACGTCCTCCACCGGCTATGACGATGTCGGTGATCGCGGCGGGCATTGGCAGCACCCTTTTTTCTCCGTCGTAGAGCTTGACTTTTGGTTTTAACTCACGCGATATAGAACTTGTCCGACGCACAACTTGATCGACCACTTCCTCGGATTGACGAACAACAACGGTGAACTCCGCCTCGACACGAACGTCAACTAAATGAAGGGACACGCTCTCGGCCTGTGACAGGTTTAGTACGGATCTGACACTCCCGAAGTTGACATTGACGCGATCAAGTCCTTGCAGTTGACCGGTTGTTTCACTGCCATCAACAAAGATCGCCCGATGTGTACCGTCGTCCTGCGCGACAAGACGTTGAGTGTCTGCAAGTGTCTTGTGTTGAGAGGCGATCGAGAATTCTTGATTGATGAGCGGCGCGTTGATCTCACCTCGGGAATAAATGATCCTTGCTTCGACTAACCTGTCCGCGGGGCGGTAATTTGCGATCGGGACGAAACTTCCCGAGAACTTGGATTCGCTAACCCTGGCCAGCGAGATTTCACAGGAATCGCCTTGATTGATCCGAACGGAGGCCTCGACGGATAGATCTGTCGAATTACTGATGATCGGGACGATCATCAACGCTAAAGGTGTGAGACTGACCAGGCCTGTCTGCCAAGTCATCGGGAATCTCGACTGATATTTTTGGACGCTTGAGCAGGTGCAGTAGGTGACCGGCAGGGATGATGTGATTCCTGCCTGCGGCGGCAACGCTCAAGCTTACGAGTCCAACGACCTTTCCAGTTGTATCGACGACCGGACTGCCATCTTTGAGGTACCGAAAACCGGTGTCCAGAGTAAACCGATATGCCAAGATAATCTTGCAGCTTTCCAGTGACGGTGGTGGGATGATCGCGCACCGATTTGATATCGATGCCGAATTGCGTCGGTCCGATGTGAACTATCTGTTAGTGGATTCAAGGCCGCCAGATTTCGTCCGCGTCGGCGAAGCAGTGGACTACCAGATCACTGCGAAGTCGAAGTCGGGTGGTATCGATTTTTCACTGGAAGACGCCCCTGACGGGATGGAGCTTTCTGAACAAGGCAGATTGACGTGGACACCGGGTGTTGACTCGCCTTCTCCCGCAACGGTCATCACCTCAGTCAGCGACGGTTCTGGCCAGCAGGTTTTTCACATGTTCGAAATCGCTGTTGCCGGGGTGAACAACGATCGTGCCAAACACTTGAAACTGCCAAAGCCTTCCAACGCATTGCCGGTACTGCCAAGTGTTCGAATGGCCGACGGACGAGGAGCGGACCATGTTGCCTTTCCTGGACCGATTGGTCGGATTGTTGCAGGTGGCTCCGGTCGTTTTCTGTTTTGCCACCTCGAATCGGTTGGCAGAGTTGCCGTAGTTGATCTCTTCCAAAGGAAGATCGTTCACTATTTGCCCGCGCCAGGCAATGCCCGTGTTGTTGCCGGTGCGACTCGCGCGCTGGTTTTCGACTCCGCCGTTGGTGTTGTAATGCGATACCGCTTGGACACGTTTGAATGTGACGCGGTAGGAGAGCTTCCTTATGAAGGAAACCTGGACTATGCCGCCATGGGCGCTGGATCGGAAGGGCCCGTGATGTTGCGCACCTCAAAAGAATCGTCGTTCTCGTTTCATCTAATGGACATCGATTCATTGAAACTAATCAGTAATGTGTGGCCGTCTTTGTCTCATCCTCGGGGGATTCTCAGTGCAAAACACGTGATTCGCGCCAGTACAGTTGGAAATGTGTTTAGCATTAATGAAGGCGCTACGTTTGTTCTTCGAGGATCTATGATGAATAAACTCGGCGGAATCCACGGCTCGTATGTCGGTGGGGGATTACTTTCTTCCGATGGCTCGTACTCCGTAGTCGGGGATAAGCTCTACGATGCTCGCCTGAGCTTGGTGGGCGAGCCTTCCAAGTACTACATTAATGCAGTTCCGTCGATCACCGGCCCCTACTTCCTGGCGTTTATGCCTGAGCAAAAGGAAGCGGGGTCCGAAAAACTTTCCGCTACCGTGCGACTGTTCGGCGAAGAAAAACCCGTTGCGAAGATCGCTGACTTCGCAGAGCAATCCAATGTCTTTTACAAGCGGTTTGAGGAACGAATGCCGATGTTCTTTGCCCCCGAGGCAAACGTGATTGCAATTCGTTCGAGTAAGGAAGACAGGATCGATCTTCGAAGTTTTGACGTCGAGAACGCTCTGGCGTCATCGGACGTTGACTATTTCTTCGTTGATTCGCTTGCCGTTACGGTTGCTCAATGTGGTGAGCAATACCGGTATCAGCTTTCGGTGAAATCAAGGCAGAAGGGCTTTCGTTTTCGACTTGAAAGAGGGCCACGCGGAATGCAAATCACAGAAGACGGGACGCTGACCTGGAACGTTCCCGGAATACCCGGCGAGCATCACCTTGTGGTGGTAGCGGTGGTGCGCGGCGACTCGCGTGAGGCTCACCACACCTTCAGGATTACCACGCATCGGTAAGCCGCCCTTGAAAAGAGGCTGCCGTCATCGAACCAACGCGGATGACAGACAGGCAGCGAAGACATTCTCCGCCGTATGGTCAGTCTTGCCGAAGGGAGTGACAGTCATCGTCACCGCAGTTCACCCAGTGGCATTGCACGATGGGGATGCCGCCACTCCCCCTGTGCAGGCTGGGGGTTGGCGATGCTCCACTGTTCGCTGTTTCACTAGTTTCGTCTCGCGTTCACAGTCGCAATACTCTTTTTCGCTGAACAGAATTGCCTTTTCTACGAGGCTTTTTCGCTCTTTTCCGTGAACGACGCTCCTGGGTGGAACCATTTTGTTCGCCAGACACTCCAACCCATCTGGGCACGTCACTTGCGTCTCAGCGTTTACGAATACGCGATCTAGATCGTTTGGTGAATCTCAGAGCGATCGAGAAGGATGGAGCAGTAAAAATCCCCTGAGGCAAATGGAAAGTCAAAAGCGTTTGATCGTTTTCCACCGCAATCGCCTATTTCGCGATTGCCTGGCAACATTTTTGGATAACGAGAAGAACTACGATGTCAGCCCCTATGATCACGACCCCCATGATCACGACGCGGACGACTGGAAAAATCGTCTTCTGGAAAGTGGTGCCGACATCCTGCTACTGGATGTCAATCTCGCCGGCGGGCTTGCGGTGGAAGTCACCAGGATGTTCTATGAATTGGCAGGTGGGACGAAAATCATTCTGCTCGTCCCCGATGAACACGATTATTTGTCGGCCTGCATGGCGATGGGGGTGCATGGCTGTGTCCTCGAACGCTCGTCACTGAGCGACCTCAGGGAGGCAATCCACAGGGTGCTGTCTGGGGACAAGTTTTGTTCACCCGATTTCGTCGCCAGCATGTTTGCTGAAATCCAACGGTTGTCGAAACCGACCGCCTGGGTTCCTCCATCGCTGCCCGATGAACCCCGATTGACGTCGAGGGAAATCGAGGTGATGGAATTGCTCAACCAACGCAAGAGCAACAAGGAGATCGCGTCGAAGCTGTGCGTGTCTCTGTTCACCGTGAAAAACCACGTCCGGAACATTCTCGAAAAGCTGGACGTGGATAACCGCATGGAAGCCGTTGATGTCGCTCGAAAGCGACTTGACCTTGCTCCGCCCATGGAAGTGAAGCGACAACGCTAACGCGACCCCTCATCCAAGTCGTTAGCGTCTGGCGTTCGTTCAACACCTTCTCTCTCAAAAAGATCGTTGGACCGTGTGTAAAAACGAGCCTCCGACCGTTTAGACAAACAGCAGGCTGCGGCGGGGGATGGGGCAATCGGACCATTGAAGTGGTGCGACCGAGATGTCGTCGACCGCTTATGTACACGGCTCCATGTTCAATCGACAAGATGTCAAAACGATCCTCCGAATTCACCCCCATTTTGACCTTCGGCGTCATCCTTGCGGTGGGGCTCGTGCTCGGCCGCGTCGCGGTCGGATTACTTGCCAGCCAAGATCGCGCGTCGGGTGACCGGATCGTGCAAGAGCTGTCACCTGCGGATGCTCAATCAAACGCTGGCGGAGACACGGGCACTGGCGGAGACACGGGGCAAGACAGATTCCACAAGCCCCTCAAAATGACTGTGGATCATCCTGGAGTCGAACAGCCGCCGCTTCAACGAAGCGAGACCGTCGACTTGATCGATTCCACGCCGGTGGTCGGGATTGAGGTGGAGGATCAAGCGATCGCGTTCGTCCTGGAAGCGATGAGGGATCCCAAGGCGCATGTCGTCAACTTGCATTTCGGACAAACGACGTCGATCTCTGTTTCGTACTGTTATCTGGTTGACTGCGTGCGTGTCGTGAAAGACGACTCGGAATCTCCCATTCCGCTGCACGTCGGGGGACTGGATATCAACAATCAGATGGTCTTCCTGCTCAACGGCAAACGGTATGGCCAGATGTCCGCAGAATTGCCACTGGATGATTATCCCTACGCGCGGACCACGTGGGGTGTTTGGAAGCAACGGCACCCGAAAACACGCATCTGCGTCCCTCCCTCCCGCGCATCGATTGAGCATCTGAAACGCAAGGCCGATTCGGCGACTTGATCCACGCCCGTTCATGTCCACCGGAAACGTTGCGCTAAGCCGTCGGCTCCGACCGGGCCAGTTCAACCGTTCTCTCCCAACGCGATCGCAGCACGTCCATTTGATCGCGGCTCCATCCTTGGCCGATCAGGCTGGCCCCGTGTAGTCCGCCGATCACCAACACCGACACCGGCACGACGACCAACGACCACGGCGGGTTGCCCATCGACCACTGCACGAAACCGAAGATCAACGCGCCGAAGAAGCAGCACGCGGCAACCAGGTAAATGGCCATCACCATCGTCCAAATCTCCGGACGCGGCGAAAATCGACAAAACGCCTCGGTAGACGTCGGTTCGTCCATGCGGTTCAATTGAACGGACAGGTGGGGCGACCAAAACCGTTGGTCCGCCGATTCGATTTGATAGTCGATCACCCAGCCGGCCGATGCGGCGTGGGAAGCGAGTTCGTCGGATTGAATCGCACGTCGCAGGCGGTGCTTGGCTTCTTCGCGTTCCCAGGGAAGCTGAACTCGAAATGTCGGCTGCATCTGAATCTGATTCGTCATTCTCTCGCTCCTGATGGCAAAGCAAACCGAAGACCGTGAAGATTTGCTCCGCGACGGCACCGCCATGACCGTGCGCGGCCGGCTGTGGGTGGGCAACGCCGAAGTCGTGATCGGATTCCGGTCCCAAGGACAGTTGAGCCTGTATTGGGATCAAGATCCGGTGTTCCAATTCGATGAGTCTGGGCGGCTGCGGCGTGCGTTTGTCGATGCCTGCCGTTTGAAAGCCCAAAACGGACGTCTGGTTCGATTGCTTCAGACGCGCCCGTCGGATGATCAACCGGTCAACCGCTTGCAATTGCTGACCGGGCCGGTTTCCGATGCCGACCAAGCAGCCATTCTACAGCGGCTCGCCGAAGCGTTGCAACAAATCGATGTGGTGTTGGAACAGGTGGAGAGCGGGGGCCGCGGGATTGAATTGCAAACCGTTGGGGCGTCCGCAGCTGACTTCGCCCGGCGTGTGCGGCGGTGGATTGAGGCGTGGAAGGGGACGCAGGGCGTGGCGGGGGATCCGTCGGCGTGATGGGGCGGATGGAGAGAAGGCAGAATGATGCGGGGCAGAATGATGCGGGGGCAAAACGATGGGGGCAAAACGATGGGGCGGGCGGAGAGGAGGCAGAATGATGCGGGGCAGAATGATGGGAGGGGTGGATGATGGGAGGGGTGGATGATGGGAGGGGTGGATGATGGGAGGGGTGGATGATGGGAGGGGTGGATGATGGAGACGTGCAGGCGGTTGGACTACATTGTTCGCTCTTGACGTCGGTTTGTCGCTTCCCTTGACCCATGGATTCCTTGTGACACGTCTTGATTCCTGGCTTCTGTTTGTCTGCGTCTTGCTCGCGCCCGCCGTCGTCCCAGCCGACGACACGACACAACCACTGGACCATCATGCTCAGGTCTCCGCCTGGGTCGATGCCGCGATCAAGGACGGTGACCTTCCCGGCGCGGTGGTTTGTGTCGCGGATGGAAAACAGATTCGGTATCTTGAGACGTTCGGCAACCGTCAGGTCGAACCGAGCGAGTTGCCGATGACGACCGACACGGTGTTTGATCTCGCGTCGATCACCAAACCGGTGGCGACGGCAACCTCGATCGCCTTGTTGGTCGAGCGTGGTCAGATCGATCTGGACGCGCCGGTTTCCAAATACCTGCCGGAATTTACGGGGCACCAAAAGGAAACGATCACCGTCAAACAATGCTTGTTGCACGTCAGCGGATTGACGCCGGACAATGCGTTGTCGGATTATCAGGACGGTGCGCAGATTGCTTGGCGGCGGATCTGTGATTTGAAACTGCGTTCGGACCCGGGGACGAAGTTTGCTTATAGCGACGTCGGGTTCATCGTGCTGGGCAAGTTGGTCGAAGCGATCAGCGGCAGGCCGTTGAATGTGTTTGCCAAGGAAGAGATCTTCCAGCCGATGGGGATGCACGAGACGATGTTCAACCCGCCGGAAGACTTGAAACGCCGCGCCGCACCGACGGAAAAACAGGCCGACGGTTGGCTGAAGGGCGACGTGCACGATCCGCGAGCGTCACGTCTGGGCGGCGTCGCGGGACATGCGGGTTTGTTTTCGACCGTGAATGATTTGGTGCTCTATGGCCAAAACCTGTTGGCCGCGGACCAGGGTAACTCGACGGTTATCCAGCAAGAAACGTTGCGCCGCATGACCGCGCCGCACGATGTCCCTCCACAATCTCCCCGCGGGACGCGGACGCTGGGTTGGGATCACCAGTCACCCTATTCCAGCAACCGCGGCACGGCGTTGTCTCTGCGGGCATTCGGGCACGGCGGGTTCACCGGCACGGTGCTGTGGATCGATCCGGAAAAGGACTTGATCTTCATCTTCCTCAGCTCACGATTGCATCCCGACGGCAAAGGCAGCGTCAACCAATTGGCCGGCAAGATCGTCACGCTGCTCGCCGACAAGGCAAAGCCCTAGCCATACCACGCGCGACGCGTTCGGAGAGTCGCCGTGTTCTCCGAACTCGGCGCGGGCGCGAAACAGTGAAGCTGTGCCCCGCGCCGACCTCGGAGAGGACGGCGACTGTGCCCCGCGCCGACCTCGGAGAGGACGGCGACTGTCCAGTCCAAGTGAAAACGAAGCTGCGGTAGACGTCCAGCCTGCCATTGCGGTGACGAGGGACACAAGGGCTGGTGCTGTCCCGCTTGGCAACGGCATGATCACTGCGATCCCGCCAGCCACTGTTGATAGACCGGTGAGGCGGCGAAGCGTTTGAAGTCTTCGACCGTCGTCAGGTCGGTGAATTCATAGCCGTATCGATCGCGGAGTGCGGTCAGGTGGTGCAGCGTCGACTGGTGATCGTCGCCAGCCAGGGAGACGGTCAAAGCGAAATCGTGAGCGCCGGCAAGCTGCAAGGCGTCGACGTCGACGGTCTCCAGCATCTCGGCCGCCTGCTCGGTTGCCCCGAACGTTGCCCGCACGCCGGCGACAAGCGTTGTCAGATAAGGATCGCCGCCGGTCCATTTTTGGATCGAATCGTACGACTTCATCAACAGCGCCTCGTCTTCGTTGATGCCCGCCGCGTCCAAGGTGATCAACCCCAGGCAGGCGTCATTGGGAAACCGCTCGGAGTATTCGTTGATCGCCTCGACATACGCGTCATAATCCCCTTCGGCCAGCGACATCACGCGAAACAGCATCGGCAACTTCATCTGTTTCGTCTTCGCGGGCAGTTCGTCGTAGATTTCTAAGGCCCGCTGATAGTTCGACTGCTGAACCGCGTTGGACATCTCCTGTTGCTTGGTCAGGTTATCCATTTCGGTCTTCGCCGTCCCCGACAGTCGGGCGAGTACAGAGTTTTGACTTTGGATGACCGCGGCGACGTTGGTCCGCAGCGAATCACCGAAGGATTCGCCGGTCATTGCAATGAACAGGTGATCGCCGACGACTTTGCCGTCCTTCCGCGTCAATTGGATGTCGTGGTAATTGGTGCCACCGTCGCTGGTCAGCAATCGCATGACGACGTGCTGCGATTGGCCGCGCTGAACCGTGTGGACCAAGCGGTACGACCCGCTCTGTTGAATCCCCTGATGAATCACGCCGACCAGATTTTTCACGGCTTGCGATGCCCCCTGATGAAACCCGGATCGAAAGCGGGGATCCACATCGAACCCGGCCAAGGCACGGTCAAAAATCGCTTCCCAGTCGATCAGCTCTCGAGCCGTGGCGGCGTCGTTTTGCTGGATCGCTTGCTGCCACCGTGCGGCAAACTCGTTCGCTTCGTCGCTGCTGACATCCGAAACAACCGCATCGTCACCCGTGTTGATTTCTTCCAGTCGCGCCGGTTCGATTTCGGTGGTCGTTTGCGTTGTCGATTGATTGCATCCGACCAGCAGGGCCGGCAGCAACACGGTCGGCATAAACTGTGATGGACCTCTCTCACGCACGGTCGAACTCCTGAAAGACATGATGGTTGGATTGCATCGTCACGGTGACCGCCGGCAATGTGAAAACGTCATCGGTGACGGCACACAGCATACCCGATCGCGATCGCGCGGGAGGGCCGACGTCTAGAAAATGAGCCGACCGCTCGTTAGTCGTAGGGCAATTCGTAGACGCTGTAGGTTTCGTTCTGCTGGCCGGCAACGGGATAAACCTTGACCAGCGGCAATCGTTTCGTCGCGATGCGATTGTCAACGATCA containing:
- a CDS encoding putative Ig domain-containing protein: MQLSSDGGGMIAHRFDIDAELRRSDVNYLLVDSRPPDFVRVGEAVDYQITAKSKSGGIDFSLEDAPDGMELSEQGRLTWTPGVDSPSPATVITSVSDGSGQQVFHMFEIAVAGVNNDRAKHLKLPKPSNALPVLPSVRMADGRGADHVAFPGPIGRIVAGGSGRFLFCHLESVGRVAVVDLFQRKIVHYLPAPGNARVVAGATRALVFDSAVGVVMRYRLDTFECDAVGELPYEGNLDYAAMGAGSEGPVMLRTSKESSFSFHLMDIDSLKLISNVWPSLSHPRGILSAKHVIRASTVGNVFSINEGATFVLRGSMMNKLGGIHGSYVGGGLLSSDGSYSVVGDKLYDARLSLVGEPSKYYINAVPSITGPYFLAFMPEQKEAGSEKLSATVRLFGEEKPVAKIADFAEQSNVFYKRFEERMPMFFAPEANVIAIRSSKEDRIDLRSFDVENALASSDVDYFFVDSLAVTVAQCGEQYRYQLSVKSRQKGFRFRLERGPRGMQITEDGTLTWNVPGIPGEHHLVVVAVVRGDSREAHHTFRITTHR
- a CDS encoding DUF3179 domain-containing (seleno)protein, giving the protein MSKRSSEFTPILTFGVILAVGLVLGRVAVGLLASQDRASGDRIVQELSPADAQSNAGGDTGTGGDTGQDRFHKPLKMTVDHPGVEQPPLQRSETVDLIDSTPVVGIEVEDQAIAFVLEAMRDPKAHVVNLHFGQTTSISVSYCYLVDCVRVVKDDSESPIPLHVGGLDINNQMVFLLNGKRYGQMSAELPLDDYPYARTTWGVWKQRHPKTRICVPPSRASIEHLKRKADSAT
- a CDS encoding response regulator transcription factor, whose product is MESQKRLIVFHRNRLFRDCLATFLDNEKNYDVSPYDHDPHDHDADDWKNRLLESGADILLLDVNLAGGLAVEVTRMFYELAGGTKIILLVPDEHDYLSACMAMGVHGCVLERSSLSDLREAIHRVLSGDKFCSPDFVASMFAEIQRLSKPTAWVPPSLPDEPRLTSREIEVMELLNQRKSNKEIASKLCVSLFTVKNHVRNILEKLDVDNRMEAVDVARKRLDLAPPMEVKRQR
- a CDS encoding serine hydrolase domain-containing protein, yielding MTRLDSWLLFVCVLLAPAVVPADDTTQPLDHHAQVSAWVDAAIKDGDLPGAVVCVADGKQIRYLETFGNRQVEPSELPMTTDTVFDLASITKPVATATSIALLVERGQIDLDAPVSKYLPEFTGHQKETITVKQCLLHVSGLTPDNALSDYQDGAQIAWRRICDLKLRSDPGTKFAYSDVGFIVLGKLVEAISGRPLNVFAKEEIFQPMGMHETMFNPPEDLKRRAAPTEKQADGWLKGDVHDPRASRLGGVAGHAGLFSTVNDLVLYGQNLLAADQGNSTVIQQETLRRMTAPHDVPPQSPRGTRTLGWDHQSPYSSNRGTALSLRAFGHGGFTGTVLWIDPEKDLIFIFLSSRLHPDGKGSVNQLAGKIVTLLADKAKP